In the Candidatus Poribacteria bacterium genome, CAAGATAAGACCAATTACCCCCCTGATAAGGGGGGCAGGGGGGTTTCAGTTATGTTTGAAGACACTGAACACCCTGTGGGTCTCGCACTGTTTGCACCGGACGCGACATCAGATGTAAGGATATGGCGCAACAATCAGTTTCTTGGCACTATGAGCGAACTCCGCAGACACTTGCCACTGCCTTCCTCCAATCGTGAGATTGTATTCAACGATCCAGAGGGGAATCTCGGACTCATCGCCATTGATAACACCGTTTCTGCGTCTATCCGTTTTTGTCCACCAGAAGAACTGAAAGATTATCCGATCCGTGTCCACTGCCGTTCCATAACGAAAATCGGCATGCCGTGGCGCGTGGATATAGATGTGCTTAATGCGCGTTTAACAACAATCCGCGAGAAAACCCATGATGTTTTCTTAACAGCATTCAAAGGCATGCGCCGTGATGGACACTACCGACGGCGGTTAGATTGGGCATTGTCGCGTGCAATTGTTGATATGGAGTAGAAAATGAACACCCAAAAACTGGTCTGCGTCTTACTTTTGATAACACTCATGACTTCTGCAGGATGTGTGCCCGGCGATGGCAAACACACTGCCGAGAAACCCGCCGGATTCTTCTGGGGCATCTGGCACGGTTGGATCGCGCCAATCTCTTTAATATGGGGAATTTTTAATCCAGATATTCGCGTCTATGAACCCCAAAATACAGGATGGTGGTATGATTTTGGGTTTTACATGGCCATCATCAGTGGCTTCGGCGGTATCTCCCTTACGCGGCGGAAACGTAAAAAGACTGTAGTGCAGACGAGCGTTAATACTAATTAAGGACACTAAAGCCGAGGAGAGGATGCGATGAAAACTTTTGAGACGCGAGGTCCTGTAGATGCCGCGCGAAATTATGTCGTCAAGCGGACGACGGAACTTGCAGATTTCGTCGATCGCGTTAAACAGGGACGCTACATCGTCATCTTCGCGCCACGGCAGACAGGCAAAACAACTTTTTTCCGGTGGGCATTAGATGCCCTCACAGCCGAGGGTATAACTTATTTCCCGATTCAATTGAATTTTGAAGCCTATAAAAACCTGAACGCTTCCGTTTTTTACAGTGAACTCTACCAGGATATACGTGAACAAATTGGAAAGATTTTTCAAAAACGGGGACACGTGCTATCGGGAGCACTTCATCAATATCTTCAAGGGTTCCAGGTAACCGATCATCTGTCAATGCTACGCTTCTTTACGGAACTTGAAAATCTGCTAAAACCGCAGCGACTTGTAATGATAATTGACGAGTTTGATGGCATTCCGCAAACTGTTGTGAGCGATTTTCTGCACTCGCTTCGCCGCATCTACCTCTCCGGTGTAGATTCACGCTGCCCTTTCAGTCTCGGCATCGTCGGTGTTAAGAGTATAACACAACTTAACTATGACCGTTCTATTTCACCCTTTAATATTCAGGACGAGTTCGCTTTGCCTAACTTTACGCTTGAACAGGTTCGTGAGCTTCTTGGGCAGTATACTGAGGCAGTCGGGCAGTCTTTCACTCCAGAGGTCACTGAAGCACTCCATAGACAGACAGCCGGTCAGCCGTTCCTTGTAAACCGATTCGCACAGATACTTACTGAAGAATTGAACATTCCAAAAACCGAGTGCATCGACATGACGCACTTTTCAGAAGCGCACACGCGGTTGCTGCGCGAACGGAACGTCAACATTCAGCATCTCATAACCAATATCCGAAGGGAGCCACGTTTTAAAACCCTTCTGATGGGAATTGTTTCCCGCGATAGAGGTGTGGATTTTAATCTGGATAACGAATTTATTTCGGAGCTCGCTACTTATGGTATCCTCGCGGAAGGTGCTGACGGAATGTGTGAGGTCGTCAATCCGATTTATCAGTATCGCATCATGAAAGCGTTCCAACCCCTGATAAACGGACTGGAGTGTGAATACTTCCCTGAGGACGCGGAAACCGATTTCTTAGATTACCTCACATCCAATGGGCAAATTCGCCTGCAGCCCTTACTTGATAACTTTCAGAATTTTATCGCACGTGTGGGATATAAAATTCTGCAGGTGCCAGAGACTCCAAAAGAGTTCGTTGGACAATACCTCCTTTTTGCCTATCTTGAGCAGTTTGTACGGTTGGTGAAGGGACGAATGTACCTTGAAGTGCAAGCAGGACGTGGTAGAATGGATCTGCTTATTCTGCACAATTCGCGAAAGTATATCGTTGAAACCAAAATTTGGGAGGGAGAGCGATCCTATAGAGCAGGCAAGAAGCAACTCGCGGCATACATGCAGTTGGAGGATGCAGCGGAGGGATATTATGTTGTGTTCGATCATCGGAAAAATCCCGGTCCGCGGATGGAAACAGAAATTATTGAAGGTTTCGCTATCCGGAGCTACGTCATTCCTGTCATGCAAGAACCGCCCTCACAAGTGATATAGAGAAATTCTAAAGAGATAGCATTAATAGAGGAGGAATCTAACCCATGAAAGTCTTAGTCATCGGTGGGACAGGCAACATCAGCCGTGGGATTGTTGCTGCCCTGCAACACCGAAACCATGAAGTTGTCCTATTTAACCGTGGACAGCATAGGGACGCACCGCCGCCAGATGTCCGCATCATCCACGGGGACCGACAACAACGCGACGATTTTGAGGCGAAAGTCGGTGCGGAAAATTGGGATGCTGTCATCGATATGATTAGTTTCAATGCCGAAGATGCCGCTTCCGCACTCCGCGCATGTCAAGGACGCGTCGGACACTTCGTCCACTGCTCAACGGTGATGACCTACGGACCGCCGTTCAGCGGGATTAACCTCCCAGAGACCGCACCGTTGGAAGGGGAGTCAGGTTACGGACTCGGCAAAGTCGCAGCGGATAATTTGCTGTTAGAAGCACACGCACGCGATGGGTTTCCGGTAACCATCTTCAAACCGTCATATACCCACGGGCCAGGGATGAATCTCCTGCGTCAAGTCGGCGGAGATGGCGGTTGGATTGATCGGTTGCGGAAGGGCAAACCGATCCTCTCCGCAGGCGACGGATTAAATTATTTTCAATTCCTGTCATCTCGCGACGCAGGTTTTGCGTTTACAGATATACTCGGTAAATCCGACTGCTTCGGCGAGATATACAACATCGTCCACCCACAAGCACGGACGTGGGACGAGTGGCACCGTGCAGCGGCAGACGCACTCGGCGTTGATATAGAGATTGTGCATGTATCGCAAGAGACGCTCATCGCGATGTCACCAGAACGATTCAGTGGATTGCGGGGGAACTTCGGGCATACACAAATCTTCAGCCACGAAAAACTTGCAGCAGCGTTACCTGAATTCAGTCCGAAAATCCCGGTTACAGAGAGTGTCGCAGAAAATATCGCGTGGATGGACAAACACAATCTGGTCCCAGATAGCGATGCAGACGATCTGGAAGATCAGGTTATTGAAGCAGTTCGCAATCTACCGCGTATCCGGTAGCACAGAGGTGAAATATGCTACAAATCAGATCAGCGTTAGACTCAGAAAGACTCGACATTGTTGAGCAAGACTTGCGCGAAGTCGGTTTCCACATCATCGAAAATGTGATTACCGACGATGAAGCAGACGAAGCACGCGAAGCAATCTGGAAATTAGTTGAAGAAGACATCGAAAACGGATTTGACCACAGTTACGGTGACGGTAAAATCCGACGCGTCTGGGCAATCGTCGGAAAATCTCCCATCTTCCGTTATTTTATTCAGCACCCGACCGTCGTTGCCGTATGGAAACGGATGCTCGGTGAGGATGTCATCGCCTCCACATTTACGGCGAATATCGTTGGACCCGGCGCACCCGAAGGCGGTTGGCATATTGACTACCCGTATTGGGCGATGCAATCGCCTTTCCCATCGGGTTCAATAACCGGACAAACCGTCTGGATGTTGGACGACTTTACGGAAGCAAACGGTGCAACGGCGTGCATCGCAGGTTCACACAAAACGCTCCGCCGTCCCGAATTGGGGGAAGCAGAAGGGCTTGAGAGCAGCGTCGCTGTCGCACCGAAAGGCTCTATCATGTTCACAAACGGTGCAATCTGGCATCAGTCTCGGGCGAACCTCACGGACACACCGCGCGTCGGGTTGCTCGGTATGTATAACCGATCGGTCATCTATCCGCAAGAGGATATGCCGCGGCAGTTGACTGACGAGGCGTTAGCAGGCGAAAGCGATGTACTTAAGCAGCTGCTGGGCAGAAATATCCAGTTCCGCGATCCAAATCACGGACAGAATTGGCATCGTACGGAGAACGGATTTCGCCAAGCATAGCGACTTTTAAAGCGTTTCTGACCAAACGAGTAACCTCGTTTCTATGGAGGTATGTATGTCATCTACTGCAGCGCAAACTTATTTGACCCCTGAGGAATACCTTGCTTGGGAACGCAAGGCAGATATCAAGCATGAATACTTGCGCGGGGCAATAATCGCTATGTCCGGTGCAAGTCGCGCACATAGTCTCATTGTGACGAATATCTCTGGAGAACTTTATATCCAGTTGAAAGGCGGAACGTGTGAAGTCCACACCAACGATATGCGGGTTCGGACTAGTCCAGAGACTTCCTACTTCTACCCTGATGTTGTCGTTGTTTGTGATAAACCTCGCTTTGAGGATAACACTTTTGATACACTCCTGAACCCGATTGTTTTAGTAGAAGTACTTTCTCCATCAACCCAAGTGTATGATCGTGGAGAGAAGTTCAAACACTATCAGCAACTTGCATCTCTGCGAGAATACATCCTTGTTTCACAAGACGAAGTAGGAGTTGAACGTTACCGTCGGCAAGGCACGGAATGGCAACCCGCCGAATTCCGATCACTTGAAGATGTGCTGTCGCTTACCTCAATTGATTGTGAATTGTCCTTAGAGGACATTTATGGGCGTGTCGAATTTCGTGAAAATCAACTGTAGGCAGCGGTGCTAATCCCGTTGTAAAAGGTCTCTATTCATCTGACAAATCCGCAATTCAGTAAGGAAAACATTTATGCCAACAATATCTCATGATGTTTTGAGAAAGTTTGTATACGATATATATCGCGGTGCTGGTGGTACAGAAGAAGATGCGCGCATCGTCAGCGACCACGTCGTCGATTCTAACCTCGCAGGTCACGATTCACACGGTGTTATCAACGCGCCGAACTACATCGGTGGCATGGCAGGCGGACCCGCCACAGACAAAATGGAGATTGTCAGGCAAAGTGGTGCTGCTACCGTCATCAACGCTAACGGTGCGCTCGGTATGGTTGCCGCACGGAAAGCGATGGAGATGGCTGTCGAAAAAGCAGGAAGCTGCACCATCGGCGCGGTCGGTTTACACCGATGTGGACACGCAGGCAGGATGGGCGAGTACCCACCGATTGCGGCGCGTGCTGGTATGATCGGGGTCGTCTTGCTCAATGGTGGCGGACGGTTTATGCATCCGCACGGTGGCACCTCTCGTAGGCTACCGCCAAACCCGATTGCGATCTCAGTACCACGTCAAGATGGCGAACCGCTCCTGCTTGATATGACGCTCAGCGTGGTCGCAGGCGGGAAGCTGCTCGTCCAGACGGCTCGTGGTGAATCCATACCGGAAGGATGGATGATAGATGCTGAAGGCAAACCGCTCACGGACCCGAACGCCTTTCGTGAACGTCCGCAGGACACAGCCGTTATGCCGCTCGGTGGTTTTCAGTTCGGACACAAAGGGTTCGGACTCGGCGTGATGATCGATGCTATTGCTGGCGGACTCTCTTGGGCAGGATGTAGCCGTGAACAACCGACGCGAGGGGCAAGCGGCATCGTAATGTTCGCTATCAAAATCGAGGATTTCATCGACTTAGCGGACTATGAACAGGAGATCGCATATCTTGTAGAGTGGGTGAAGTCGTCTGCCCGATTGCCAGGTGTTGACGAAATCTATGTTCCGGGAGAATTCGAGGAACGGAGCCGCGAGAAACGCCTGCGCGAAGGGATACCGATTGAGGAACCGACTTGGAACCGCCTCGTTGAAGCCGCGGAACGTT is a window encoding:
- a CDS encoding AAA-like domain-containing protein, with protein sequence MKTFETRGPVDAARNYVVKRTTELADFVDRVKQGRYIVIFAPRQTGKTTFFRWALDALTAEGITYFPIQLNFEAYKNLNASVFYSELYQDIREQIGKIFQKRGHVLSGALHQYLQGFQVTDHLSMLRFFTELENLLKPQRLVMIIDEFDGIPQTVVSDFLHSLRRIYLSGVDSRCPFSLGIVGVKSITQLNYDRSISPFNIQDEFALPNFTLEQVRELLGQYTEAVGQSFTPEVTEALHRQTAGQPFLVNRFAQILTEELNIPKTECIDMTHFSEAHTRLLRERNVNIQHLITNIRREPRFKTLLMGIVSRDRGVDFNLDNEFISELATYGILAEGADGMCEVVNPIYQYRIMKAFQPLINGLECEYFPEDAETDFLDYLTSNGQIRLQPLLDNFQNFIARVGYKILQVPETPKEFVGQYLLFAYLEQFVRLVKGRMYLEVQAGRGRMDLLILHNSRKYIVETKIWEGERSYRAGKKQLAAYMQLEDAAEGYYVVFDHRKNPGPRMETEIIEGFAIRSYVIPVMQEPPSQVI
- a CDS encoding NAD-dependent epimerase/dehydratase family protein, with the translated sequence MKVLVIGGTGNISRGIVAALQHRNHEVVLFNRGQHRDAPPPDVRIIHGDRQQRDDFEAKVGAENWDAVIDMISFNAEDAASALRACQGRVGHFVHCSTVMTYGPPFSGINLPETAPLEGESGYGLGKVAADNLLLEAHARDGFPVTIFKPSYTHGPGMNLLRQVGGDGGWIDRLRKGKPILSAGDGLNYFQFLSSRDAGFAFTDILGKSDCFGEIYNIVHPQARTWDEWHRAAADALGVDIEIVHVSQETLIAMSPERFSGLRGNFGHTQIFSHEKLAAALPEFSPKIPVTESVAENIAWMDKHNLVPDSDADDLEDQVIEAVRNLPRIR
- a CDS encoding phytanoyl-CoA dioxygenase family protein, which gives rise to MLQIRSALDSERLDIVEQDLREVGFHIIENVITDDEADEAREAIWKLVEEDIENGFDHSYGDGKIRRVWAIVGKSPIFRYFIQHPTVVAVWKRMLGEDVIASTFTANIVGPGAPEGGWHIDYPYWAMQSPFPSGSITGQTVWMLDDFTEANGATACIAGSHKTLRRPELGEAEGLESSVAVAPKGSIMFTNGAIWHQSRANLTDTPRVGLLGMYNRSVIYPQEDMPRQLTDEALAGESDVLKQLLGRNIQFRDPNHGQNWHRTENGFRQA
- a CDS encoding Uma2 family endonuclease, producing MSSTAAQTYLTPEEYLAWERKADIKHEYLRGAIIAMSGASRAHSLIVTNISGELYIQLKGGTCEVHTNDMRVRTSPETSYFYPDVVVVCDKPRFEDNTFDTLLNPIVLVEVLSPSTQVYDRGEKFKHYQQLASLREYILVSQDEVGVERYRRQGTEWQPAEFRSLEDVLSLTSIDCELSLEDIYGRVEFRENQL
- a CDS encoding Ldh family oxidoreductase, with amino-acid sequence MPTISHDVLRKFVYDIYRGAGGTEEDARIVSDHVVDSNLAGHDSHGVINAPNYIGGMAGGPATDKMEIVRQSGAATVINANGALGMVAARKAMEMAVEKAGSCTIGAVGLHRCGHAGRMGEYPPIAARAGMIGVVLLNGGGRFMHPHGGTSRRLPPNPIAISVPRQDGEPLLLDMTLSVVAGGKLLVQTARGESIPEGWMIDAEGKPLTDPNAFRERPQDTAVMPLGGFQFGHKGFGLGVMIDAIAGGLSWAGCSREQPTRGASGIVMFAIKIEDFIDLADYEQEIAYLVEWVKSSARLPGVDEIYVPGEFEERSREKRLREGIPIEEPTWNRLVEAAERFDIEIPV